A portion of the Bacteroidales bacterium genome contains these proteins:
- a CDS encoding SufE family protein, producing the protein MTINEIQDQVIEEFSAYDDWMDRYAYLIEMSRELPPLDQKYRTKEYLIEGCQSRVWLAAELKDGKIYYFADSDALLVKGIVALLVRVLSGQKPEDIVKAELYFIDRIGLRENLSPTRANGLLAMLKQMKLYALAWEAKMNRQ; encoded by the coding sequence ATGACAATCAACGAAATTCAGGACCAGGTTATTGAAGAATTTTCAGCCTATGACGACTGGATGGACCGGTATGCCTATCTGATTGAAATGAGCCGGGAACTCCCTCCCCTTGATCAGAAATACCGGACTAAGGAATACCTGATTGAAGGCTGTCAGAGCCGTGTATGGCTGGCCGCCGAGTTGAAAGACGGCAAAATATACTACTTCGCCGATAGCGACGCCCTCCTTGTAAAGGGAATTGTTGCCCTGCTCGTACGTGTTTTGTCGGGGCAAAAACCCGAAGATATTGTGAAAGCCGAACTTTATTTTATTGACCGCATCGGCCTGAGGGAAAACCTTTCCCCCACCCGTGCAAACGGACTCCTCGCCATGCTCAAACAAATGAAACTTTATGCTCTGGCATGGGAGGCAAA